In Marixanthomonas ophiurae, one genomic interval encodes:
- a CDS encoding nucleoid-associated protein: protein MINLYAAHIASLSIHRVGNKSRNEGIFLSSAPYKMDDEIRPLLKEFFLKPFRDKEENYFQFRHETDLEFHNLYNTISEIFDDPESIHEHSKKITKHLFDQSMHPHIKNGEVYVAYMENLQIDNEKVDGIGIFKSELKQDFLQFAEKGEQLDAILQQGVNLKKLDKGALIFNVKKEEGYKVLSIDSNRYDARYWVESFLGVDAFEDDNFFTKKYLKFCQDFAKDVVLPAEDKQQEVMFMNRAVNHFAKNDNFEESSFVNEVIDNPDLVPEFNHYKTEKAPKYKIEDLTTFPIANTAVSAARKKIKNVINLDTNIQIKMDFINPDSAERFVEKGWDEEKQMYYYLVYFNKEEKS from the coding sequence ATGATAAATTTATACGCTGCACATATTGCATCCCTTTCCATTCACAGAGTAGGAAATAAAAGCCGTAACGAAGGTATTTTTCTTTCTTCGGCTCCTTATAAAATGGATGACGAAATTAGGCCTTTGTTAAAAGAATTTTTTCTGAAACCATTCCGTGATAAGGAAGAAAATTATTTTCAGTTCCGTCACGAAACCGATTTAGAGTTTCACAATTTATATAATACTATTTCTGAAATTTTTGATGATCCAGAAAGCATTCACGAACACAGTAAAAAAATTACCAAACACCTTTTTGATCAATCCATGCATCCTCATATTAAAAACGGGGAAGTGTATGTAGCGTATATGGAAAACCTACAGATTGATAATGAAAAAGTAGATGGCATTGGTATTTTTAAATCGGAATTAAAACAGGATTTCCTTCAATTTGCTGAAAAGGGCGAACAATTAGACGCTATCCTTCAGCAAGGTGTAAATCTTAAAAAATTGGATAAAGGCGCGCTTATTTTCAATGTAAAGAAAGAAGAAGGCTACAAAGTACTTTCCATAGACAGCAATCGCTACGATGCTCGTTATTGGGTGGAAAGCTTTTTAGGGGTTGATGCGTTTGAAGATGATAATTTCTTCACTAAAAAATATTTAAAATTCTGTCAGGATTTTGCTAAAGATGTGGTGCTTCCGGCGGAAGATAAACAACAAGAGGTTATGTTTATGAACCGTGCGGTAAACCATTTTGCCAAAAACGATAACTTTGAAGAAAGCTCTTTTGTAAACGAAGTTATCGACAACCCAGATTTGGTGCCAGAATTCAATCATTACAAAACTGAAAAAGCGCCTAAATATAAAATCGAAGACTTGACCACCTTCCCTATTGCCAATACTGCAGTGAGTGCTGCCCGTAAAAAGATTAAAAATGTAATTAACCTGGATACTAATATTCAGATAAAAATGGATTTCATCAATCCAGATAGTGCGGAGCGTTTTGTGGAAAAAGGATGGGATGAGGAAAAACAGATGTACTATTATTTGGTATATTTTAATAAAGAAGAAAAGTCTTAA
- a CDS encoding IS1096 element passenger TnpR family protein, whose amino-acid sequence MVYRFRVILDTHEDVFRDIEIEASDSLEDLHNVILQSFGFEGQEMASFYVSNEKWEQGEEIALFDMGDKPGAVRVMSENRLEDTVWREQTRLLYIYDYLNMWTFMVELADIIEPEDGVSYPNLMYVEGQIPAVAPEREFIIEDMDDAFSDDEDDEMGLDPEDYDNLDFDENWN is encoded by the coding sequence ATGGTGTACCGCTTTAGAGTTATTCTAGACACGCATGAAGATGTTTTTAGAGACATTGAAATAGAAGCTTCAGACAGCTTAGAAGATCTTCATAATGTAATCTTGCAATCCTTCGGTTTTGAGGGACAAGAAATGGCCTCTTTCTATGTGAGTAATGAGAAATGGGAACAAGGTGAAGAAATCGCGTTATTCGATATGGGTGACAAGCCTGGAGCCGTTCGGGTAATGAGCGAAAACCGCTTGGAAGATACCGTTTGGCGTGAACAAACACGATTGCTATATATTTACGATTATTTAAATATGTGGACGTTTATGGTAGAGTTGGCCGATATTATAGAACCTGAAGATGGAGTAAGCTACCCAAACTTAATGTACGTAGAAGGACAAATACCTGCTGTAGCTCCAGAACGCGAATTCATCATTGAAGATATGGACGATGCGTTTTCTGATGATGAGGACGACGAAATGGGCTTAGACCCTGAAGATTATGACAATCTTGATTTTGACGAAAACTGGAATTAA
- a CDS encoding COX15/CtaA family protein: MYRKWVKIALIAVYLVIIAGAMVRMTGSGMGCPDWPKCFGYYVPPTDIIELEWQPQRSFKKGQVIIKDETLQVAAKDFTTGEAFSEDNWNLYTKHDYATFNVWHTWIEYINRLFGALSGIAVFIMALFSFSQWKHSKRITLLSWVSVFLLGFQAWLGATVVYSVLSPIRITIHMVMALVILAVLLYLLYYSRPKLRTFSISRGYINLLIFALLLTIVQVVTGTQVRQFVDEQIDIVGYQAKSLWLDNPDLYFYIHRSFSILIFLVNLALWFFNKKHSYGLRKINMVFFLVILEAATGIAMYYFDFPFLTQPLHLVIASLLFGYQFYVVLQAWKRHRPDFITRQI, translated from the coding sequence ATGTATAGAAAGTGGGTAAAAATAGCATTGATTGCTGTTTATCTAGTAATTATTGCAGGAGCTATGGTACGAATGACAGGCTCTGGAATGGGCTGTCCAGATTGGCCTAAATGCTTTGGATACTACGTCCCTCCTACTGATATTATCGAATTAGAATGGCAACCACAACGCAGCTTTAAAAAAGGGCAGGTAATCATAAAAGATGAAACTTTACAAGTCGCTGCAAAAGATTTTACAACAGGCGAAGCTTTTTCAGAAGATAACTGGAATCTCTACACCAAACACGATTACGCTACTTTCAACGTTTGGCATACTTGGATTGAATATATAAATCGGCTTTTTGGAGCTTTATCTGGTATAGCAGTTTTTATTATGGCTTTGTTTTCATTCAGCCAATGGAAACACAGTAAACGTATAACCCTGCTTTCATGGGTAAGTGTCTTTTTGCTAGGCTTTCAGGCATGGTTAGGCGCCACAGTAGTTTACTCCGTTCTATCACCAATACGTATTACTATTCATATGGTTATGGCCTTAGTAATTTTGGCTGTTTTACTGTATTTATTGTACTATTCAAGACCTAAATTACGTACATTTTCAATCTCAAGAGGATATATTAACCTTTTAATATTTGCTCTTTTACTTACTATAGTCCAAGTTGTAACCGGCACACAAGTTCGTCAATTTGTAGATGAACAAATAGATATTGTGGGGTATCAAGCAAAATCACTTTGGCTCGATAATCCTGATTTGTATTTCTATATTCACCGCTCTTTTTCTATTTTAATATTCTTAGTCAATCTAGCGTTGTGGTTTTTTAATAAAAAACACAGTTACGGACTAAGAAAAATAAATATGGTGTTCTTTTTAGTGATTCTAGAAGCTGCAACCGGCATTGCCATGTATTATTTCGATTTCCCATTTTTAACCCAACCACTTCATTTAGTAATTGCCTCTTTACTGTTTGGGTACCAATTCTATGTTGTTTTACAAGCTTGGAAACGGCACCGGCCCGATTTTATTACTCGGCAGATTTAG
- a CDS encoding CCA tRNA nucleotidyltransferase: MPTYPNALQHPIFKTVSQAAANIGTDSYVIGGFVRDYILDRGEAKDIDIVAVGSGIELAKEVSKLLPGKPKVSVFKTYGTAMLKTGGIELEFVGARKESYSEESRNPAVEDGTLQDDQNRRDFTINALALSLNDKNFGELLDPFNGISDLEKKIIKTPLEPDITYSDDPLRMLRAIRFATQLDFFIEEESLQSITKNAKRIKIISKERIIDEINKILLADKPSKGFALLHKTGLLPFVFPELVALEGIDEKEGQRHKDNFWHTLEVVDNIAATTDNLWLRWAALLHDIGKAPTKKFDKKIGWTFHAHEFVGSKMVYKLFKRMKMPLNDKMKFVQKMVFMSSRPIVLATDVTDSAVRRLIFDAGDYVEDLMTLCEADITTKNPKKFKKYHNNFQKVRNKIQEVEERDHVRNFQPPVSGEEIMNTFGLKPSREIGIIKDAIKEAILEGDIPNEYEAAKKFMLKKGEELKLTPVK; the protein is encoded by the coding sequence ATGCCAACATATCCTAATGCATTACAGCATCCCATATTCAAGACCGTCTCGCAAGCGGCAGCCAATATAGGCACCGATAGTTATGTTATCGGCGGATTTGTACGCGATTATATTTTAGATCGTGGCGAAGCAAAAGATATAGATATAGTTGCTGTTGGCAGCGGTATTGAATTGGCTAAAGAAGTTTCTAAGCTGCTTCCTGGAAAACCAAAAGTCTCTGTTTTTAAAACGTATGGTACAGCCATGCTTAAAACCGGTGGAATTGAATTAGAGTTTGTTGGTGCTCGTAAAGAATCCTATTCTGAAGAAAGTCGCAATCCCGCAGTGGAAGACGGAACATTACAAGACGACCAAAATCGACGTGATTTTACTATCAATGCTTTAGCTTTAAGTTTAAATGATAAAAACTTTGGAGAGTTATTAGACCCTTTTAATGGGATTTCAGATCTTGAGAAAAAAATTATTAAAACTCCATTAGAACCAGACATTACGTATAGTGACGATCCGCTGCGTATGTTACGGGCCATTCGATTCGCGACGCAACTCGATTTTTTTATTGAAGAAGAATCGTTGCAGTCCATTACCAAAAATGCAAAGCGGATAAAGATTATTTCTAAAGAACGGATTATTGACGAGATTAATAAAATCTTATTAGCAGATAAACCCTCCAAAGGCTTTGCTTTGCTTCATAAAACAGGTTTACTTCCTTTTGTTTTTCCAGAATTAGTAGCTTTAGAAGGAATTGACGAAAAAGAAGGGCAACGCCACAAAGACAATTTTTGGCACACGCTGGAGGTAGTCGATAATATTGCCGCAACAACCGATAATCTTTGGTTGCGTTGGGCCGCTTTATTGCACGACATTGGCAAAGCACCCACAAAAAAGTTTGATAAAAAAATTGGCTGGACGTTCCATGCGCACGAATTTGTAGGCTCAAAAATGGTCTATAAGCTTTTCAAGCGTATGAAAATGCCACTTAATGATAAGATGAAATTTGTTCAGAAAATGGTTTTTATGAGCTCCCGCCCTATCGTATTGGCTACCGATGTAACCGATAGTGCCGTTAGACGCTTAATATTTGATGCTGGGGATTACGTAGAGGACTTAATGACACTTTGTGAAGCCGACATCACCACGAAAAATCCTAAGAAGTTTAAAAAATACCATAATAATTTTCAGAAGGTTCGCAATAAAATTCAAGAGGTAGAAGAACGAGATCACGTTAGAAATTTTCAACCACCCGTATCTGGTGAAGAAATTATGAATACCTTTGGGTTAAAGCCTTCTCGAGAAATAGGCATTATTAAAGATGCAATAAAAGAAGCTATTTTGGAAGGCGACATACCAAACGAATATGAAGCTGCAAAAAAGTTTATGTTGAAAAAAGGCGAAGAATTAAAATTAACACCCGTTAAATAA
- a CDS encoding copper resistance protein NlpE N-terminal domain-containing protein translates to MKHVFYILTLFLFVIACNQSKTETPQGTYYGTLPCADCPGINYMITFENDSTYSEIQFYQERSVDALKHTGNFNTSEDGTITLTDKEDSKGMKQFKLENDTLQLLDVSGKPITGNLSDRYLLTNNKPENFSMEAKKENKAIGFKATGNEPFWNLEIDFANKTMKFKTLEGDSIVTPLPKLVKPQDIDAVSYRAQTESGALHVMIIRDECTDSMSGKKSGYKVRASVQLGDADMKDYNGCGEYKGDYRLHDLWVLESLNGEQMDSKTKAPNLEFNLVENKLYGFGGCNRINSDIKTTNNSIKIGSVIATKMACPNLSTEKRFLDAISEKELNFSFSEGKLTLKNSDNTLVFKKVD, encoded by the coding sequence ATGAAACACGTATTTTACATCTTAACGTTATTTCTATTTGTAATTGCCTGCAACCAATCTAAAACGGAAACTCCACAAGGGACCTATTACGGTACCTTACCGTGTGCAGATTGCCCAGGAATTAACTATATGATTACTTTTGAAAACGACTCTACATATTCTGAAATACAGTTTTATCAAGAAAGAAGTGTAGATGCTTTAAAACATACCGGAAATTTTAATACTTCAGAAGACGGTACTATTACCTTGACAGATAAAGAAGACAGTAAAGGAATGAAGCAATTTAAACTGGAAAATGACACACTGCAGCTATTAGATGTTTCAGGAAAACCAATTACTGGTAATTTATCAGATAGGTATTTGCTCACCAACAATAAGCCCGAAAACTTCAGCATGGAAGCTAAAAAAGAAAATAAAGCCATAGGGTTTAAAGCCACCGGTAACGAACCGTTTTGGAATCTTGAAATCGATTTTGCCAATAAAACAATGAAGTTTAAGACTTTGGAAGGCGACTCCATTGTCACCCCGTTGCCCAAGCTTGTAAAACCTCAAGACATAGACGCGGTTTCATACCGTGCACAAACCGAAAGTGGAGCCCTTCACGTGATGATTATTAGAGACGAATGTACCGATAGCATGTCTGGTAAAAAATCTGGATACAAAGTCCGAGCAAGTGTACAGTTAGGCGATGCTGATATGAAGGATTATAACGGTTGTGGAGAGTACAAAGGCGACTACCGCCTTCACGATCTTTGGGTGCTAGAAAGCTTGAACGGAGAACAAATGGATAGCAAAACTAAAGCTCCCAACCTTGAATTTAATTTAGTAGAAAATAAACTATATGGTTTTGGTGGTTGTAACCGAATCAATAGTGATATTAAAACAACAAATAATTCTATAAAGATTGGTAGCGTCATTGCCACTAAAATGGCCTGTCCAAACCTTAGTACAGAAAAAAGGTTCCTTGATGCCATTTCAGAAAAAGAATTAAACTTTTCTTTTTCTGAAGGAAAGCTTACCTTAAAAAACAGTGACAATACATTGGTTTTTAAAAAAGTAGATTAA
- a CDS encoding L-threonylcarbamoyladenylate synthase: MREEINKTIAVLKRGGLILYPTDTVWGIGCDATNPEAIEKVFKLKQRDESKSLICLVHDFKMLNEFVEDVPEVAYDILRYAAKPTTIIYDDPIRVAENLIAEDNSLAIRVVQDDFCKQLIRKFRKPIVSTSANISGVKTPLKFKAIAPEILEGVDYVVNLPLSKQTSQPSAIIKLKNDGTVKVIRN; encoded by the coding sequence ATGCGCGAAGAAATAAACAAAACCATAGCTGTATTAAAACGTGGTGGACTCATTCTCTACCCTACCGATACTGTTTGGGGCATTGGCTGCGATGCCACCAATCCTGAGGCTATTGAAAAGGTTTTTAAACTGAAACAACGCGATGAAAGCAAATCCTTAATCTGTTTGGTTCATGATTTTAAAATGCTGAATGAGTTTGTGGAAGATGTACCCGAGGTAGCCTACGATATCTTACGATATGCAGCAAAACCAACCACAATTATCTACGACGACCCTATTAGAGTGGCTGAAAACCTGATAGCCGAAGACAACTCCTTAGCCATACGCGTAGTACAAGACGATTTCTGCAAACAATTAATTAGAAAATTCAGAAAACCAATTGTCTCTACTTCAGCAAATATTAGCGGTGTTAAAACCCCGTTAAAATTCAAAGCCATTGCTCCCGAAATTTTGGAAGGCGTTGACTATGTGGTAAATTTGCCTTTATCTAAACAAACGTCACAACCGTCGGCTATCATTAAGCTAAAGAATGATGGTACCGTAAAAGTGATTCGAAATTAA
- a CDS encoding glycosyltransferase family 4 protein: MASQKSVFIDFHYLKNLNKGFGQFSLHLGKKMAEQPHEDLNLTYYAPFRFKNRFGKQIKHKTSFDFHRYFSFKKEYDVWHSVTHLSKVEPHSSNSSKMLFTIHDALFTLFDRPHHQIKDRVDSLQAKINKASGLVYISEFTKSNIQEKFNIPNHIKEYVIYNGNPCEGISAIKSKKHNFPYLLSIGEFRGYKNQESLIPMLRFLDSEIKLIFVGRCSKNQKEKITALAKEHQVNDRIIIKGTVSEKEKITLYSNATALVHPSLAEGFGLPVVEAMTFGIPVIISNKTSLPEVGGNAASYWNQYNAEYMAKVVKETLKDFKSNPEKKSLELKKQAATFSWKKAAKQYIDVYRNL, translated from the coding sequence ATGGCTTCACAAAAAAGCGTTTTTATCGATTTTCATTATCTTAAAAATCTCAACAAAGGGTTTGGGCAGTTTTCACTGCACTTAGGTAAAAAAATGGCAGAACAGCCTCACGAAGATCTAAACTTGACCTACTACGCCCCTTTTAGGTTTAAGAATCGGTTTGGTAAGCAAATAAAACACAAAACATCTTTTGATTTTCATCGGTATTTTTCTTTTAAAAAGGAGTACGATGTTTGGCACAGTGTTACGCATTTAAGTAAGGTTGAGCCTCATAGCAGTAACTCATCAAAAATGCTTTTTACCATTCATGATGCCTTATTTACTCTTTTTGACCGTCCACATCATCAAATAAAAGATCGAGTAGATAGCTTACAAGCTAAAATAAATAAAGCTAGTGGGTTGGTCTATATTTCTGAATTCACAAAAAGTAACATCCAAGAAAAGTTTAATATCCCCAACCACATAAAAGAGTATGTAATTTACAACGGTAATCCCTGCGAGGGAATTTCAGCTATAAAAAGCAAAAAACATAATTTTCCATATTTATTATCTATTGGTGAATTTAGGGGCTATAAAAATCAAGAAAGTCTAATCCCAATGCTCCGTTTTTTAGATAGCGAGATTAAATTGATTTTCGTAGGTCGCTGTTCCAAAAACCAAAAAGAAAAAATAACAGCACTTGCCAAAGAACACCAAGTAAACGATCGTATTATTATAAAAGGGACTGTTTCAGAAAAAGAAAAGATTACCTTGTACAGTAATGCGACAGCCCTAGTGCATCCGTCACTTGCTGAAGGGTTTGGGCTTCCAGTAGTAGAAGCCATGACCTTTGGGATTCCGGTTATTATCTCAAACAAAACATCGCTTCCAGAAGTTGGTGGAAATGCAGCAAGTTATTGGAATCAATACAATGCTGAATATATGGCTAAGGTTGTAAAAGAAACACTGAAAGATTTTAAATCGAATCCAGAAAAAAAGAGTCTAGAATTAAAAAAACAAGCAGCAACATTCAGTTGGAAAAAAGCTGCAAAACAATATATTGATGTCTATAGAAACCTATAA
- a CDS encoding glycosyltransferase family 4 protein, with amino-acid sequence MKVLFFTNEYSHPNLPASGGVGSFLKILAHELSKKGHTVYVYGFSKKKYSLKDGDISIEFFKKYSKSFPISEAIRSVSSKINIESGELHFLEKERKYLVHKLKKYALSHNIDIIESFAFNGFTAFWDNTIPLVVRFHGSRGFWHHYLNQEQDRFKILMEQKALETTPYTIAVSKFSAEAVKSIYNIDMDTIIHNGIDHNLFSPNPEVEEIPQSIFYFGTLSNAKGVDILCEIFNSLVETFPKATLHVIGQGESYWQNTCKSILTDKAIQASTYYGAKNNTELPEIIQQASLCIFPSKNESFGLVFAEAMALQKAIIVSNINAAKEIIDHKKNGYLANTIQDYIKFASTLLESSELRLEIGKEARKKVVENFTKETMTHETVSYYKKILNN; translated from the coding sequence ATGAAGGTCCTTTTTTTTACAAATGAATATTCCCATCCAAATTTGCCTGCCAGTGGGGGTGTTGGTTCTTTTCTAAAAATTTTGGCACATGAACTTTCCAAAAAAGGGCATACAGTGTATGTGTATGGATTTTCAAAAAAAAAATACTCTTTAAAGGATGGTGATATTAGCATTGAGTTTTTCAAAAAATATTCAAAAAGCTTTCCAATTTCTGAAGCTATTCGTTCTGTAAGCTCTAAAATAAACATTGAATCTGGCGAGTTACATTTTCTAGAAAAAGAACGGAAATACCTAGTTCATAAACTGAAAAAGTATGCACTTTCCCATAACATCGATATCATTGAATCTTTTGCTTTTAATGGCTTCACCGCATTTTGGGACAACACAATACCTTTAGTCGTCAGGTTTCACGGTTCTAGAGGGTTTTGGCACCATTATTTAAACCAGGAGCAAGACAGGTTTAAAATTTTAATGGAACAAAAAGCTTTGGAAACAACTCCTTATACTATTGCGGTGTCCAAATTTTCAGCTGAGGCGGTTAAATCTATCTATAATATTGACATGGATACCATAATCCATAACGGTATTGACCACAATCTGTTTTCCCCCAATCCTGAAGTAGAGGAGATTCCTCAATCTATTTTTTATTTTGGCACGCTTTCAAATGCCAAAGGAGTTGATATACTTTGTGAAATATTCAATAGCTTAGTTGAAACCTTTCCAAAAGCTACCTTACATGTTATTGGGCAAGGTGAAAGCTATTGGCAAAATACTTGTAAATCTATTTTAACTGACAAAGCAATACAGGCAAGTACTTATTACGGTGCTAAAAACAATACAGAACTTCCTGAGATTATTCAGCAAGCTTCTTTGTGTATTTTTCCTTCTAAAAATGAAAGTTTTGGGTTGGTTTTTGCAGAAGCCATGGCACTGCAAAAAGCAATAATTGTTTCTAACATTAACGCCGCAAAAGAAATAATAGACCATAAAAAAAACGGCTATCTGGCCAATACTATACAAGACTATATTAAATTTGCGTCTACCTTATTAGAGAGTTCTGAGCTTAGATTAGAAATAGGTAAAGAAGCTCGAAAAAAAGTTGTAGAAAACTTTACTAAAGAAACCATGACCCATGAAACAGTTTCTTATTACAAAAAGATTTTAAACAATTAA
- a CDS encoding glycosyltransferase family 4 protein, whose protein sequence is MRLIQVTASQVWRGHEQKIIYLYEAFRDLGYVEDQWIVCPKDSEVYEIASQKKMQVIGLDFNGEYDLKFAKSLKNISEEKNADVVFIHNSQSHTLAVLASLFYGMKIPMALCRTLIKRVDTNFFRKWKYNYKGIKKIICVSQPVVDVLKFAVKDHSRLSVVGSVTDIKKFPKQEKTGLLHKEFNIPKDYKIIGNIAEFTGFKDHYTWVDTVEILVKEKKIKAKFILVGKGKLEGEIRQYVEEKGLTDHIIFAGFRKDVPQILPEFDLFLFTSNNEPTGGVLLESYACKVPIVAANAGGIPEVIVENETGLLAEVGNPKSFADKTIQLLEDKPLQEKFKTNGYQYLLDNFTKDVIAKKMFDELAEIIE, encoded by the coding sequence ATGAGATTAATCCAAGTAACCGCTTCGCAAGTTTGGCGCGGCCACGAACAAAAAATTATATACCTCTATGAAGCATTTAGAGACTTGGGTTACGTGGAAGATCAATGGATTGTTTGTCCCAAAGATTCTGAAGTGTACGAAATCGCATCGCAAAAAAAAATGCAAGTGATTGGGCTGGATTTTAACGGAGAATACGATTTGAAATTTGCTAAATCGCTGAAAAATATTTCCGAAGAAAAAAATGCTGATGTAGTTTTTATACACAACAGCCAATCGCATACCTTGGCCGTTCTGGCTTCTTTGTTTTACGGAATGAAAATCCCTATGGCACTTTGCCGAACACTTATAAAACGAGTGGACACCAATTTTTTTAGAAAATGGAAATACAATTACAAAGGCATTAAAAAAATAATCTGTGTGTCTCAACCCGTTGTTGATGTACTAAAATTTGCAGTAAAAGACCACAGCAGACTGAGTGTGGTAGGAAGTGTAACCGATATAAAAAAATTTCCCAAACAAGAAAAAACGGGTTTGTTGCACAAAGAGTTCAACATCCCAAAGGATTATAAAATAATTGGAAATATAGCCGAATTCACAGGATTTAAGGACCATTATACGTGGGTCGACACCGTGGAAATTTTAGTAAAAGAGAAAAAGATAAAAGCGAAGTTTATCTTAGTCGGTAAAGGAAAACTGGAAGGCGAAATAAGACAATATGTTGAAGAAAAAGGATTGACAGATCATATTATTTTTGCAGGTTTTAGAAAAGATGTTCCGCAAATTTTACCTGAATTCGATCTATTTTTATTCACCTCTAATAATGAGCCTACAGGAGGCGTTTTATTAGAATCATATGCCTGTAAAGTACCCATTGTAGCTGCAAATGCCGGCGGAATACCTGAAGTAATTGTAGAAAACGAAACCGGTTTGTTAGCTGAAGTGGGAAATCCAAAAAGTTTTGCCGACAAAACAATACAACTTTTAGAAGATAAACCACTACAAGAAAAGTTTAAAACCAACGGATACCAATATCTTTTAGATAATTTCACCAAAGATGTTATTGCCAAAAAAATGTTTGATGAATTAGCAGAAATTATTGAGTAA
- a CDS encoding lipopolysaccharide kinase InaA family protein, which produces MKKAFSEKYKPKEKEVLNILNSFENNGESVGKGDRNVIKIFPLGEQEINIKSFKIPNLINKVVYNFFRKSKAERSFLNASYLLSNNIGTPYPVAFMEESNPLFFGKSYYISEHQDADLTYRELVENANYPDRENILRQFTAFTHKLHENRILFKDHSPGNTLIKKEENEYKFYLVDLNRMDFKDLSFHERIKNFSRLSPHKEMVATMSDEYAKITGQPYDKVFGLMWGLTEKFQMKFHRKRELKKKLKLK; this is translated from the coding sequence ATGAAAAAAGCGTTTTCTGAAAAATATAAACCGAAAGAAAAGGAAGTATTAAATATCCTCAATTCGTTTGAAAATAACGGAGAATCTGTAGGAAAAGGAGATAGAAATGTTATCAAAATTTTTCCGTTAGGAGAGCAAGAAATTAACATTAAATCATTTAAAATTCCAAATCTAATTAATAAGGTTGTTTATAATTTTTTCAGAAAATCGAAAGCTGAACGGTCTTTTTTAAACGCATCTTATTTATTAAGTAACAATATAGGAACACCATATCCTGTTGCTTTTATGGAAGAAAGTAATCCTTTATTTTTCGGGAAAAGTTATTATATAAGTGAACATCAAGATGCAGATTTAACCTACCGCGAATTGGTGGAAAATGCAAATTATCCTGATCGTGAGAACATATTACGGCAGTTTACCGCTTTTACCCATAAATTGCATGAAAACCGAATTCTTTTTAAAGACCATTCTCCAGGGAATACATTGATAAAAAAAGAAGAAAATGAATATAAATTCTATTTAGTAGATTTAAACCGGATGGACTTTAAAGACCTTTCTTTTCACGAGCGCATTAAAAACTTTTCAAGATTATCACCTCACAAAGAAATGGTTGCCACAATGAGTGATGAGTATGCCAAAATCACTGGGCAACCGTACGATAAGGTGTTTGGTTTAATGTGGGGATTGACTGAAAAATTTCAAATGAAATTCCACCGTAAACGGGAATTAAAGAAAAAACTAAAGCTAAAATAG